A DNA window from Caulobacter mirabilis contains the following coding sequences:
- a CDS encoding nuclear transport factor 2 family protein, whose protein sequence is MSAAEPVRLATLAAAQRYVDAWVAGDFPAMMAAYSDDFVLHWFGQNPFARTYEGREAAIGALMEFTRRTGRRLLAVVDVMAGAERATVIVREQITVGEETREIERTLVYRVANDQLAECWVYDQDQRFIDRALSA, encoded by the coding sequence ATGTCCGCCGCCGAACCCGTCCGTCTCGCCACTCTCGCCGCCGCCCAGCGGTACGTCGACGCCTGGGTCGCGGGCGACTTCCCGGCGATGATGGCCGCCTATTCCGACGACTTCGTCCTGCACTGGTTCGGCCAGAACCCGTTCGCCCGGACCTATGAAGGGCGCGAGGCGGCGATCGGCGCCCTGATGGAGTTCACCCGGCGCACCGGCCGACGGCTTCTGGCCGTGGTCGACGTGATGGCCGGCGCCGAACGGGCGACGGTGATCGTGCGCGAGCAGATCACCGTCGGGGAGGAGACGCGCGAGATCGAGCGGACGCTGGTCTACCGCGTCGCGAACGACCAGCTGGCGGAATGCTGGGTCTACGACCAGGACCAGCGGTTCATCGACCGGGCGCTCTCCGCTTGA
- a CDS encoding rod-binding protein yields the protein MDATITAPTSLYLSKPTAGSAADLAKRGQIAKTAQDFEASFIAAMLKPMFDSLPTDGPFGGGQAEGMWRSFLTDAIGKQIAKSGGVGVADSVQREMLKLQGLSSEGNVHGA from the coding sequence ATGGACGCCACGATCACGGCTCCGACCAGTCTCTATCTCAGCAAGCCTACGGCCGGCTCCGCCGCCGATCTGGCCAAGCGCGGCCAGATCGCCAAGACGGCCCAGGACTTCGAGGCCTCGTTCATCGCCGCGATGCTCAAGCCGATGTTCGACAGCCTGCCCACCGACGGTCCGTTCGGCGGCGGCCAGGCCGAGGGCATGTGGCGCTCGTTCCTGACCGACGCCATCGGCAAACAGATCGCCAAATCCGGCGGCGTCGGGGTCGCCGACTCCGTCCAGCGCGAAATGCTCAAGCTCCAGGGTCTCAGTTCAGAAGGAAACGTCCATGGCGCTTGA
- a CDS encoding flagellar basal body protein — translation MALDARDAADRVEQLIILTDRLTGMMAAQCQAFEQRRPQDAAESMEEMTRLANIYRLESQKVRAAPAMIEAAPLEQRARLMRSTEAFDAVLARQGRAIEAARTITEGLVRAIADEVASQRTSGTGYGPAANPHAGDARAITLNKRA, via the coding sequence ATGGCGCTTGACGCCCGCGACGCCGCCGACCGCGTCGAACAGCTGATCATCCTCACCGACCGCCTGACCGGCATGATGGCCGCCCAGTGCCAGGCCTTCGAACAGCGCCGTCCGCAGGACGCCGCCGAGTCGATGGAGGAGATGACCCGGCTGGCCAACATCTACCGGCTGGAGTCGCAGAAGGTGCGGGCCGCGCCGGCGATGATCGAAGCCGCCCCGCTGGAGCAGCGCGCGCGGCTGATGCGGTCGACCGAAGCCTTCGACGCCGTCCTGGCGCGCCAGGGCAGAGCGATCGAAGCCGCCCGCACCATCACCGAGGGCCTGGTCCGCGCCATCGCCGACGAGGTCGCCTCCCAGCGGACCAGCGGAACCGGCTACGGCCCCGCCGCCAATCCCCACGCCGGCGACGCCCGCGCGATCACGCTGAACAAACGGGCCTGA
- a CDS encoding flagellar assembly protein FliX, protein MKVTSTSGAGSAGGAKAARPAAGQGSFALPSTGGGVEAAAAAARTAGVSAVGSLDALLALQDVGGPLERRKRAVGRAGRILDVLDEVKLALIDDELSPTSLDRLLRAIREERQGTDDPRLEGVLDEIETRAAVELAKLEQAKVAA, encoded by the coding sequence ATGAAGGTTACCAGCACGAGCGGAGCCGGTTCGGCAGGCGGGGCCAAGGCCGCGCGTCCGGCGGCCGGGCAGGGAAGTTTCGCCCTGCCGTCGACGGGCGGCGGGGTCGAAGCCGCCGCGGCCGCCGCGCGTACGGCGGGCGTGTCGGCGGTCGGCTCGCTCGACGCGCTGCTGGCCCTCCAGGACGTCGGCGGGCCGCTGGAGCGGCGCAAGCGGGCCGTCGGCCGCGCTGGCCGGATCCTGGACGTCCTGGACGAGGTGAAGCTGGCCCTGATCGACGACGAGCTGTCGCCGACCTCGCTGGATCGCCTGCTCCGCGCCATCCGAGAGGAGCGCCAGGGGACCGACGACCCCCGCCTGGAGGGGGTTCTGGACGAGATCGAAACCCGCGCCGCAGTTGAGCTTGCGAAGCTCGAACAGGCGAAAGTTGCGGCATGA
- a CDS encoding CC_3452 family protein — MRAFAFGAVAALALAGSAMAAEQTTQGGWLTLKEKTTRDTLIFDGAVWKCKVDVCRSAKVKAVPADRTCRQLAGKLGELTAFSYRGEDFTPEALAACNAAAKGA; from the coding sequence ATGCGTGCTTTTGCTTTCGGCGCCGTCGCGGCGCTGGCCCTGGCGGGTTCCGCCATGGCCGCCGAACAGACGACCCAGGGCGGGTGGCTGACCCTCAAGGAGAAGACCACCCGCGACACCCTGATCTTCGACGGCGCGGTCTGGAAGTGCAAGGTCGACGTCTGCCGCTCGGCCAAGGTCAAGGCGGTGCCGGCTGATCGCACCTGCCGCCAGCTGGCCGGCAAGCTCGGCGAGCTGACCGCCTTCAGCTACCGTGGCGAAGACTTCACCCCGGAGGCCCTGGCCGCCTGCAACGCCGCCGCCAAGGGCGCCTAG
- a CDS encoding multicopper oxidase family protein — MHQAKTRARRGRWVLAGALALGVSGAALAQSGAGAGSGQTVGAPPLLTLTPPGPKPLTGMGVAPPSAADGPEVQANLDVVYINSRIWNPNSKMFDQVRLRAYQDATRPNDPSRPYVAPTLVAKPGNTVRILMRNLLDAEQGCPGHGSDINVPHCFNTTNLHSHGLWVSPAGISDNVLRTLPPNKDFTYEYEYNIPADHPAGTFWYHPHVHGSTAIQVASGLAGALIVKGERLPQRAAGGGVIPGDVDVLLKTAPDKTFVMQQIQYICRDPKAPPGPSGLRPSKTLGPGGPWICDKGDVGVLDGYDVFGPNWGKSGRFTTVNGATTALLSQDARVGMPERWRFIHGGVGDTIRVSIRKRLASAKAIDLTKIAAAKQDEIIEQQCEPTKDAVPQFEIAADGLTRTRALERSSTFLQPGYRSDVLVAFDEPGEYCVIDETVNVATQGVQGSSERRQLLFLVKVDAGSGKAAPPRDQVVDLLASSAERLAIPDTAFKAAIVKGLRETLDLTAFAPHTTLANAKIDTHQTLFFSLSNESTKPSKGPAVGRVVGKMKRFDPNDFSRTLVLGNTDEWELRIDPEDGVKIGHPFHIHVNPFEIISVTGPGGRDLTADPTSQYFGMKGAFKDTVFIEYEAVVKVRSHYRRYIGDFVLHCHILNHEDGGMMEMVRIADRGADGKPLVLGHGLIDAGEGTPKSGHEGH, encoded by the coding sequence ATGCATCAGGCGAAAACCCGCGCGCGGCGCGGACGGTGGGTTCTGGCGGGCGCGCTGGCGCTTGGCGTTTCGGGCGCGGCGCTCGCGCAGTCCGGGGCGGGAGCCGGCTCCGGGCAGACGGTCGGCGCGCCGCCGCTGCTGACTCTGACGCCGCCGGGCCCCAAACCTCTCACCGGAATGGGCGTGGCGCCGCCGTCGGCGGCCGACGGACCGGAGGTCCAGGCCAACCTGGACGTCGTCTACATCAACTCGCGGATCTGGAACCCGAACAGCAAGATGTTCGATCAGGTGCGGCTGCGCGCCTACCAGGACGCCACGCGGCCGAATGATCCGAGCCGGCCCTATGTGGCCCCGACCCTGGTGGCCAAGCCGGGCAACACGGTCCGCATCCTGATGCGTAACCTGCTGGACGCGGAGCAGGGCTGTCCCGGGCACGGGAGCGACATCAACGTTCCGCACTGCTTCAACACCACCAACCTGCATTCGCATGGCCTGTGGGTGAGCCCGGCGGGGATCAGCGACAACGTCCTGCGCACCCTGCCGCCGAACAAGGACTTCACCTACGAGTACGAGTACAACATCCCCGCCGACCATCCGGCCGGCACCTTCTGGTACCATCCGCACGTCCACGGCTCGACGGCGATCCAGGTGGCCAGCGGCCTGGCCGGAGCGTTAATCGTGAAGGGCGAGCGGCTGCCGCAGCGGGCGGCGGGCGGCGGCGTGATCCCGGGCGACGTCGACGTCCTGCTCAAGACCGCGCCGGACAAGACCTTCGTGATGCAGCAGATCCAGTACATCTGCCGCGATCCCAAGGCGCCGCCGGGACCGAGCGGCCTGCGGCCCTCGAAGACGCTTGGCCCGGGCGGCCCCTGGATCTGCGACAAGGGCGACGTCGGCGTGCTGGACGGATACGACGTCTTCGGTCCCAACTGGGGGAAGTCGGGGCGCTTCACCACGGTCAACGGCGCCACCACGGCGCTTCTCTCGCAGGACGCCCGCGTCGGCATGCCCGAGCGCTGGCGTTTCATCCACGGCGGGGTCGGCGACACCATTCGCGTGTCGATCCGCAAGCGGCTGGCGAGCGCCAAGGCGATCGACCTGACCAAGATCGCCGCGGCGAAGCAGGACGAGATCATCGAACAGCAGTGCGAGCCGACCAAGGACGCCGTCCCGCAATTCGAGATCGCCGCGGACGGCCTGACCCGGACCCGCGCCCTGGAACGGAGCAGCACCTTCCTGCAGCCCGGCTATCGCAGCGACGTGCTGGTCGCCTTCGACGAGCCCGGCGAATACTGCGTGATCGACGAGACGGTGAACGTCGCCACGCAGGGCGTGCAGGGCAGTTCCGAGCGTCGTCAGCTGCTGTTCCTGGTGAAGGTCGACGCAGGGTCCGGCAAGGCGGCCCCGCCGCGCGACCAGGTCGTCGACCTGTTGGCCTCGTCCGCGGAGCGCCTGGCCATTCCCGACACCGCCTTCAAGGCCGCCATCGTCAAGGGCCTGCGCGAGACCCTCGACCTGACGGCCTTCGCCCCGCACACGACGCTGGCGAACGCCAAGATCGACACGCATCAGACGCTGTTCTTCTCGCTCAGCAACGAGTCGACGAAGCCGTCGAAGGGCCCAGCGGTCGGACGCGTGGTCGGCAAGATGAAGCGGTTCGATCCGAACGACTTCAGCCGCACCCTGGTGCTCGGAAACACCGATGAATGGGAGTTGCGCATCGACCCGGAGGACGGGGTGAAGATCGGCCACCCGTTCCACATCCACGTGAACCCGTTCGAGATCATATCCGTGACCGGGCCGGGCGGCCGCGACCTGACCGCCGATCCAACGTCGCAGTACTTCGGGATGAAGGGCGCCTTCAAGGACACCGTCTTCATCGAGTACGAGGCCGTCGTGAAGGTGCGCAGCCACTACCGCCGGTACATCGGCGACTTCGTCCTGCACTGCCACATCCTCAACCACGAGGACGGGGGCATGATGGAGATGGTGCGCATCGCCGACCGGGGCGCGGACGGCAAGCCGCTGGTGCTCGGCCACGGCCTGATCGACGCGGGCGAGGGGACTCCCAAGTCCGGACACGAGGGGCACTAG
- a CDS encoding AAA family ATPase codes for MRTLAILSRKGGTGKTTLALHLAVAARAAGLSALIADLDRQHSAMEWARVRGPVGPAVEPVKPGALFTRQQDARRQGLDLLVVDTGPNIEGDVEQATRCADLCLVVTRPNFFDVRAVADTAALVERIGRQGVFVLNQAPPRRSGVEAPVVVEAAEGLQGLGLPLAPIGLRARAAYQQGVAMGLTAQEIDPACLAAREVTALWRWVAAALWPMPGLERRPEPADDVRPVCSA; via the coding sequence ATGCGGACGCTCGCGATCCTTTCGCGCAAGGGCGGCACGGGCAAGACGACGCTGGCCCTGCATCTGGCCGTCGCGGCCCGCGCGGCGGGGCTGTCGGCCCTGATCGCGGACCTCGACCGGCAGCATTCGGCGATGGAGTGGGCGCGGGTGCGCGGTCCGGTGGGGCCGGCGGTCGAGCCGGTGAAGCCCGGCGCTCTGTTCACGCGCCAGCAGGACGCCCGCCGCCAGGGCCTGGACCTGCTGGTCGTCGACACCGGCCCGAACATCGAGGGCGACGTCGAACAGGCCACGCGCTGCGCCGACCTCTGCCTGGTCGTGACCCGGCCGAACTTCTTCGATGTGCGGGCCGTCGCCGACACGGCCGCCCTGGTCGAGCGGATCGGCCGGCAGGGCGTCTTCGTGCTGAACCAGGCGCCGCCTCGGCGCAGCGGGGTCGAGGCGCCTGTCGTGGTCGAGGCCGCCGAGGGGTTGCAAGGGCTCGGGCTGCCGCTGGCGCCGATCGGGCTGCGCGCCCGCGCCGCCTACCAGCAGGGCGTGGCCATGGGGCTGACGGCGCAGGAAATCGACCCGGCCTGCCTGGCGGCGCGGGAGGTGACGGCGCTCTGGCGCTGGGTGGCCGCGGCGCTCTGGCCGATGCCGGGGCTGGAGCGCCGGCCGGAGCCGGCGGACGACGTCAGGCCCGTTTGTTCAGCGTGA
- the gltX gene encoding glutamate--tRNA ligase, translated as MTVKVRFAPSPTGRLHVGNIRTGLINWLYANGQGGQFVLRIDDTDLERSTKEYEQGIETDLTWLGMGWSERHNQSARFPLYQEAAERLKATGRLYPAYETQEELDRRRKVQLSRGQPPIYDRAALKLTAEERAALEAEGRRPHWRFRLEGKRVKWEDLARGHCEVDTASMSDPVLIREDGLFLYTLPSVVDDIDMAITHIIRGEDHVTNTGAQIEIFEALGAAAPAFAHTTLLVGADGEGLSKRLGSLSIMELREKGYEPLAVVSHLARIGTSDPLEPGASIEALAATFSFDKLAHRAARWDPEDLGKINAAILHGMDYAAAQPRLANLSADLGEAFWTAIRANLSFFGDVSGWARVVGGAIAPVVADEDRAVVEAARDLLPEAIDAQTWSAWTNAVKEKTGAKGRGLFMPLRKALTGLDHGPDMASILPLIGREKAAKRLAGETA; from the coding sequence ATGACCGTGAAGGTCCGTTTCGCTCCGTCGCCCACCGGGCGTCTGCACGTCGGCAATATCCGCACCGGCCTGATCAACTGGCTGTACGCCAACGGACAGGGCGGCCAGTTCGTGCTGCGCATCGACGACACGGACCTGGAGCGCTCGACCAAGGAATACGAGCAGGGGATCGAGACCGACCTGACCTGGCTGGGCATGGGCTGGAGCGAGCGCCACAACCAGTCCGCACGCTTTCCGCTGTATCAGGAGGCCGCCGAGCGCCTGAAGGCGACCGGCCGCCTGTATCCCGCGTATGAGACCCAGGAAGAGCTCGACCGCCGCCGCAAGGTGCAGCTGTCGCGCGGCCAACCGCCGATCTACGACCGGGCGGCCCTGAAGCTGACGGCTGAAGAGCGCGCCGCGCTCGAGGCCGAAGGCCGTCGTCCGCACTGGCGCTTCCGTCTGGAAGGCAAGCGGGTGAAGTGGGAGGACCTGGCGCGCGGCCACTGCGAGGTGGACACCGCCTCGATGTCGGACCCGGTGCTGATCCGCGAGGACGGGCTGTTCCTCTACACCCTGCCGTCGGTGGTCGACGACATCGACATGGCCATCACCCACATCATCCGGGGCGAGGACCACGTCACCAACACCGGCGCCCAGATCGAGATCTTCGAGGCCCTCGGCGCGGCCGCGCCGGCCTTCGCCCACACCACGCTGCTGGTCGGCGCCGACGGCGAGGGGCTGAGCAAGCGCCTGGGCTCGCTGTCGATCATGGAGCTGCGCGAGAAGGGCTACGAGCCGCTGGCCGTGGTCTCGCACCTGGCCCGCATCGGCACCTCCGATCCGCTGGAGCCCGGAGCATCGATCGAGGCCCTGGCCGCGACCTTCAGCTTCGACAAGCTGGCCCACCGCGCCGCGCGCTGGGATCCGGAGGATCTGGGCAAGATCAACGCCGCCATCCTGCACGGCATGGACTACGCCGCCGCCCAGCCGCGCCTGGCCAACCTGAGCGCCGACCTGGGCGAGGCCTTCTGGACGGCGATCCGCGCCAACCTGTCCTTCTTCGGCGACGTGTCGGGCTGGGCCCGGGTGGTCGGCGGGGCGATCGCGCCGGTCGTGGCCGACGAGGACCGCGCCGTGGTCGAGGCCGCCCGCGACCTGCTGCCGGAGGCCATCGACGCCCAGACCTGGAGCGCCTGGACCAACGCGGTAAAGGAGAAGACCGGAGCCAAGGGCCGCGGCCTGTTCATGCCGCTGCGCAAGGCGCTGACCGGCCTGGACCACGGTCCGGACATGGCCTCGATCCTGCCGCTGATCGGCCGCGAGAAGGCGGCGAAGCGCCTGGCGGGCGAGACGGCCTAG
- the dksA gene encoding RNA polymerase-binding protein DksA, protein MQTATVLKVSDYRPSDDEPFMNERQLEYFKQKLLDWKEDILRESRETVNHLQKETENHPDLADRASSETDRALELRTRDRQRKLISKIDEALRRIEDGSYGYCEETGEPIGLARLEARPIATLSLEAQERHERRERVHRDD, encoded by the coding sequence ATGCAGACGGCTACGGTTCTAAAAGTCAGTGATTATCGTCCTTCGGACGACGAACCCTTCATGAACGAGCGACAGCTCGAGTATTTCAAGCAAAAGCTGCTGGACTGGAAAGAGGACATCCTTCGCGAATCTCGCGAGACGGTGAACCATCTCCAGAAGGAAACCGAGAACCATCCCGACCTGGCCGACCGAGCTTCCTCGGAGACTGATCGGGCTCTGGAGCTTCGGACCCGTGACCGGCAACGGAAGCTGATCTCGAAGATCGACGAGGCCCTGCGCCGAATCGAGGACGGGTCCTACGGCTACTGCGAGGAGACGGGTGAACCGATCGGCCTCGCCCGGCTGGAGGCCCGCCCGATCGCGACTCTGAGCCTCGAGGCCCAGGAGCGGCATGAACGTCGCGAACGGGTCCATCGGGACGACTAA
- a CDS encoding flagellar basal body P-ring protein FlgI, whose product MRSSIVGVIVAALALSVAAPSFAKSRIKDVVEFEGVRENLLTGYGLVVGLNGTGDNLRNAPMTRQSLEAMFERLGVNVRETNLNTKNAAVVMVTAKLPPFAASGSTVDVTVSAAGDAKSLQGGTLLVTGLMGADGQVYAVAQGTVQTGSVSASGASGSSVTKGVPTAGRIAGGAIIERETGFQLAGMGQMRMTLRNPDFTTAQRVAQAVNTRFPGSAYAENPTIITLRPPAGSNMVGFMAQVENLEIDADTPAKVVIDEVAGVIVMGEAVRISTVAIAQGNLTISVQETPLVSQPAPFSRGGQTAVVPQSSISVDEERGRRLITLKNGASLSSLVAGLNALGVTPRDMISILQAIKAAGALQADIEVM is encoded by the coding sequence ATGCGTTCTTCGATTGTCGGCGTCATTGTAGCGGCCCTGGCCCTGTCCGTAGCGGCCCCCTCCTTCGCGAAGTCCCGGATCAAGGACGTCGTCGAGTTCGAGGGCGTGCGCGAGAACCTGCTGACCGGCTACGGCCTGGTCGTCGGCCTGAACGGCACCGGCGACAACCTGCGCAACGCCCCGATGACCCGCCAGAGCCTCGAGGCGATGTTCGAGCGTCTCGGCGTCAACGTTCGCGAGACCAACCTCAACACCAAGAACGCCGCGGTGGTGATGGTCACCGCCAAGCTGCCGCCCTTCGCCGCCTCCGGCTCGACCGTCGACGTGACCGTTTCGGCCGCCGGCGACGCCAAGAGCCTGCAGGGCGGCACCCTGCTGGTCACCGGCCTGATGGGCGCCGACGGCCAGGTCTATGCGGTGGCCCAGGGCACGGTGCAGACCGGCTCGGTCTCCGCTTCCGGCGCCTCGGGCAGTTCGGTGACCAAAGGCGTGCCCACCGCCGGCCGCATCGCCGGCGGCGCGATCATCGAGCGCGAGACCGGCTTCCAGCTGGCCGGCATGGGCCAGATGCGCATGACCCTGCGCAATCCCGACTTCACCACCGCCCAGCGCGTCGCCCAGGCGGTGAACACCCGTTTCCCGGGCTCGGCCTACGCCGAGAACCCGACCATCATCACCCTGCGCCCGCCGGCCGGCTCGAACATGGTCGGCTTCATGGCCCAGGTGGAGAACCTGGAGATCGACGCCGACACCCCCGCCAAGGTGGTCATCGACGAGGTCGCCGGCGTCATCGTCATGGGCGAGGCCGTCCGGATCAGCACCGTCGCCATCGCCCAGGGCAACCTGACCATCTCGGTCCAGGAGACCCCGCTGGTCAGCCAGCCGGCGCCCTTCAGCCGCGGCGGCCAGACCGCGGTGGTGCCCCAGTCCTCGATCAGCGTCGACGAGGAGCGCGGCCGCCGGCTGATCACGCTGAAGAACGGCGCCTCGCTGTCCAGCCTGGTCGCCGGGCTGAACGCCCTGGGCGTCACGCCGCGCGACATGATCTCCATCCTGCAGGCGATCAAGGCCGCCGGCGCCCTGCAAGCCGACATCGAGGTGATGTGA
- a CDS encoding TIGR00730 family Rossman fold protein, with translation MPNQPGRLDSVCVYCGSSNDADPEFLEAAYEVGAEIARAGMRFVYGGGGVGLMGASARGAHDARGKVLGIIPDFLRGREQPFDDVETVIVSSMHERKMMMFERSDAFVVLPGGIGTLEEIVELLSWQRLGLHEKPVVFYNPRGFWDPLFELFEHTIRERLSPPDFAKAWRSVDKVEDVVPAIRSMSVVRDADAVHPDTARLT, from the coding sequence ATGCCCAACCAGCCAGGACGCCTGGATTCCGTCTGCGTGTATTGCGGCTCGTCGAACGACGCCGACCCCGAGTTTCTCGAAGCCGCCTACGAGGTCGGCGCCGAGATCGCTCGCGCCGGCATGCGCTTCGTCTACGGCGGCGGCGGAGTCGGCCTGATGGGCGCTTCGGCGCGCGGGGCGCACGACGCCAGGGGCAAGGTGCTGGGAATCATCCCCGACTTCCTGCGCGGCCGCGAGCAGCCCTTCGACGACGTCGAGACCGTGATCGTCAGCTCGATGCACGAGCGGAAGATGATGATGTTCGAGCGCTCCGACGCCTTCGTCGTCCTGCCCGGCGGGATCGGCACGCTGGAGGAGATCGTCGAGCTGCTGTCCTGGCAACGCCTGGGATTGCATGAGAAGCCGGTCGTCTTCTACAACCCGCGCGGCTTCTGGGATCCGCTGTTCGAGCTGTTCGAGCACACCATCCGCGAACGCCTCTCGCCGCCCGACTTCGCCAAGGCCTGGCGCTCCGTCGACAAGGTCGAGGACGTGGTCCCCGCGATCCGCTCGATGAGCGTGGTGCGGGACGCCGACGCCGTGCATCCCGATACGGCGCGCTTGACTTAG
- a CDS encoding LytTR family DNA-binding domain-containing protein: protein MKRLPTATWVWAFTAYSWLATTVSAAWFARRADPDLGVGASLLWQGSIYAAWLPAAGLVWLLLRRFGGGAGGLAALIMAGLVCIPLEAFVASLIDAGMAGRTGDLAARTLARLPVAILLYTAIVAVALAAAHHRRAREAQARADDLSALLSTARAAQTEATPSPRLLVSLGGRRAAIDTAEIEWLGAAGNYVVVHWAGREGLIRETLQTLADRLDPAVFARCHRSTLVNLARVKTAQPLSDGAWRLTLESGAELVASRTYRDAILRRLKGEATPAG from the coding sequence TTGAAACGGCTCCCGACCGCAACCTGGGTCTGGGCCTTCACGGCCTACAGCTGGCTGGCCACCACGGTCTCGGCCGCCTGGTTCGCACGGCGAGCCGACCCGGACCTGGGGGTCGGAGCCTCCCTGCTCTGGCAGGGCTCGATCTACGCCGCCTGGCTGCCCGCGGCCGGTCTGGTCTGGCTCCTGCTGCGCCGTTTCGGCGGCGGAGCGGGAGGTTTGGCCGCCCTGATCATGGCGGGGCTGGTCTGCATCCCCCTGGAAGCGTTCGTCGCCAGCTTGATCGACGCCGGGATGGCGGGCCGGACCGGCGACCTCGCCGCCAGGACCCTCGCCCGGCTGCCGGTGGCCATCCTGCTCTATACCGCCATCGTCGCCGTCGCCCTCGCCGCCGCCCATCACCGCCGCGCTCGCGAGGCCCAGGCGCGGGCCGACGACCTGAGCGCCCTGCTCTCGACCGCCCGCGCCGCACAGACAGAGGCGACGCCTTCACCCCGTCTGCTGGTCAGCCTCGGCGGCCGTCGCGCCGCCATCGACACGGCCGAGATCGAGTGGCTGGGCGCTGCCGGCAACTACGTCGTCGTCCACTGGGCCGGTCGCGAAGGCCTGATCCGCGAGACGCTGCAGACTCTGGCCGACCGCCTGGACCCCGCCGTCTTCGCCCGCTGCCACCGCTCGACGCTGGTCAACCTGGCCCGCGTGAAGACGGCGCAGCCGCTCTCCGACGGCGCCTGGCGGCTGACGCTGGAGAGCGGCGCCGAACTGGTCGCCAGCCGGACCTACCGCGACGCCATTCTGCGCCGGCTGAAGGGCGAAGCCACGCCGGCCGGCTAG